A part of Cannabis sativa cultivar Pink pepper isolate KNU-18-1 chromosome 6, ASM2916894v1, whole genome shotgun sequence genomic DNA contains:
- the LOC115695688 gene encoding uncharacterized protein LOC115695688 isoform X1: MGNVTAGVAAKFAFFPPDPATYDVFREEDGRLVFSGVTADKNVDVHLVETKGGNKIVATFWKHPFARFTLLYSHGNAADLGQMHELFIELRAHLRVNIMSYDYSGYGASTGKPSEFNTYYDIEAVYNCLKNEYGVRQEDLILYGQSVGSGPTLHLASRLQKLRGVVLHSAILSGIRVLYPVKMTFWFDIFKNIDKIPKVNCPVLVIHGTNDDIVDWSHGKRLWELSKEKYDPLWVKGGGHCNLETYPEYIKHLRKFINAMEKHNLTKQTKKQLTTNTSITEVKHNKCLRFGKR, translated from the exons ATGGGGAACGTGACGGCCGGTGTGGCTGCGAAATTCGCCTTCTTTCCGCCGGACCCGGCGACGTACGATGTTTTCCGGGAAGAGGATGGAAGATTGGTGTTTTCCGGTGTGACCGCGGATAAGAACGTGGACGTCCATTTGGTTGAGACGAAAGGCGGGAATAAGATTGTTGCTACTTTCTGGAAACACCCATTTGCAAGGTTTACTCTTCTTTACTCCCATGGCAACGCCGCTGACTTGGGTCAGATGCATGAGCTTTTCATCGAGCTCAGGGCTCACCTTCGTGTCAACATTATGag TTATGATTATTCAGGATATGGAGCATCCACTGGCAAG CCGTCCGAGTTCAATACTTACTATGACATAGAAGCTGTGTATAACTGTTTGAAGAATGAATATGGTGTTAGGCAAGAGGATTTGATTTTGTATGGTCAATCTGTTGGAAGCGGACCGACCCTGCACTTGGCTTCTCGGTTACAGAAGTTGAGAGGGGTAGTTCTTCATAGCGCAATCCTTTCGGGTATTCGAGTCTTGTATCCTGTCAAAATGACATTCTGGTTCGACATTTTCAAA AACATAGACAAAATACCAAAAGTCAACTGCCCAGTTTTAGTTATACAT GGGACGAATGATGACATTGTCGATTGGTCCCACGGAAAGCGTTTATGGGAACTGTCTAAGGAAAAATATGACCCCTTATGGGTTAAGGGTGGTGGTCACTGCAACCTTGAAACTTATCCAGAGTACATTAAGCACTTGCGCAAGTTCATAAACGCAATGGAGAAGCACAACTTGACAAAGCAAACAAAGAAACAACTCACTACTAACACAAGTATCACAGAAGTCAAACATAACAAGTGCTTAAGATTTGGGAAAAGATAG
- the LOC115695688 gene encoding uncharacterized protein LOC115695688 isoform X2, whose amino-acid sequence MGNVTAGVAAKFAFFPPDPATYDVFREEDGRLVFSGVTADKNVDVHLVETKGGNKIVATFWKHPFARFTLLYSHGNAADLGQMHELFIELRAHLRVNIMSYDYSGYGASTGKVRDEASYWQEDLILYGQSVGSGPTLHLASRLQKLRGVVLHSAILSGIRVLYPVKMTFWFDIFKNIDKIPKVNCPVLVIHGTNDDIVDWSHGKRLWELSKEKYDPLWVKGGGHCNLETYPEYIKHLRKFINAMEKHNLTKQTKKQLTTNTSITEVKHNKCLRFGKR is encoded by the exons ATGGGGAACGTGACGGCCGGTGTGGCTGCGAAATTCGCCTTCTTTCCGCCGGACCCGGCGACGTACGATGTTTTCCGGGAAGAGGATGGAAGATTGGTGTTTTCCGGTGTGACCGCGGATAAGAACGTGGACGTCCATTTGGTTGAGACGAAAGGCGGGAATAAGATTGTTGCTACTTTCTGGAAACACCCATTTGCAAGGTTTACTCTTCTTTACTCCCATGGCAACGCCGCTGACTTGGGTCAGATGCATGAGCTTTTCATCGAGCTCAGGGCTCACCTTCGTGTCAACATTATGag TTATGATTATTCAGGATATGGAGCATCCACTGGCAAGGTAAGAGATGAAGCTTCATATTG GCAAGAGGATTTGATTTTGTATGGTCAATCTGTTGGAAGCGGACCGACCCTGCACTTGGCTTCTCGGTTACAGAAGTTGAGAGGGGTAGTTCTTCATAGCGCAATCCTTTCGGGTATTCGAGTCTTGTATCCTGTCAAAATGACATTCTGGTTCGACATTTTCAAA AACATAGACAAAATACCAAAAGTCAACTGCCCAGTTTTAGTTATACAT GGGACGAATGATGACATTGTCGATTGGTCCCACGGAAAGCGTTTATGGGAACTGTCTAAGGAAAAATATGACCCCTTATGGGTTAAGGGTGGTGGTCACTGCAACCTTGAAACTTATCCAGAGTACATTAAGCACTTGCGCAAGTTCATAAACGCAATGGAGAAGCACAACTTGACAAAGCAAACAAAGAAACAACTCACTACTAACACAAGTATCACAGAAGTCAAACATAACAAGTGCTTAAGATTTGGGAAAAGATAG
- the LOC133038755 gene encoding uncharacterized protein LOC133038755 isoform X2 — MATTRSGSKSPSPAKKVSKKSKKAPTVTSKVEPKMRLKKIAKNLVADVPETSGTKKRAPPVKVDAPKTKRAKISKSARDVSSDSDFEDEVHGEDQKPKVESKVHARTSVKVEGFDLPKKNPPKVSFFFKKNIIFIICFLFFF, encoded by the exons ATGGCAACCACTAGAAGTGGTTCGAAATCACCATCTCCGGCGAAGAAAGTTTCTAAAAAATCGAAGAAGGCTCCAACTGTTACTTCCAAAGTCGAACCTAAGATGaggttaaaaaaaattgctaaaaattTAGTGGCTGATGTTCCAGAGACATCGGGCACTAAGAAAAGAGCCCCTCCTGTTAAAGTAGATGCTCCTAAGACTAAGAGAGCAAAAATTTCCAAGTCTGCACGCGAT GTTTCCTCAGATTCTGATTTTGAGGATGAAGTGCATGGTGAGGACCAAAAGCCCAAAGTTGAATCAAAG GTCCATGCTAGGACCTCAGTGAAGGTTGAAGGATTTGACCTACCAAAGAAAAATCCCCCTAAGgtgtcctttttttttaaaaaaaatattatttttattatttgttttctgttttttttttag